One Campylobacter sputorum subsp. sputorum DNA segment encodes these proteins:
- a CDS encoding pyridoxal-phosphate-dependent aminotransferase family protein, giving the protein MKKLLFTPGPVMMSKKVLKIGSTQPMYFRNGEFSKIMFECKKLILKLLNAPNGSDVVFIGGSGTLGMEATLINIIEKNQKASIINGGGFGERFAKICKQKSINFSEIKLRLDENINFDTIDKNCKALFTNAHETTIGRAYDLKSIGEFCKKNKMLFCVDAISAFMADEIDMTKQQIDAIIISSNKGLALPPGLCIIILSKNYIENLIPCDSFYMDFKNYLNDIKRGQTPFTPPICIIYQLLERLREIDKKGILYFNKKASNLAKYFRNHIKDLPLKLYSKFPSNAMSAVEITNQESAFEFVKKFEKLYNVTLTPSGGNLKEKLIRVGHLGNLSKKDMKFLIECLNEYFKGKK; this is encoded by the coding sequence ATGAAAAAACTACTTTTTACACCAGGTCCCGTAATGATGAGCAAAAAAGTGTTAAAAATAGGTTCGACTCAACCAATGTATTTTAGAAATGGCGAATTTTCAAAAATTATGTTTGAATGCAAAAAACTGATTTTAAAATTACTAAATGCTCCAAATGGCAGTGATGTTGTGTTTATAGGTGGTAGCGGTACTTTGGGCATGGAAGCAACACTCATAAATATAATAGAGAAAAACCAAAAAGCCTCTATAATAAACGGTGGTGGATTTGGCGAACGATTTGCCAAAATTTGCAAACAAAAAAGTATAAATTTCAGTGAGATTAAATTAAGATTAGATGAAAATATAAATTTTGATACAATAGATAAAAATTGTAAAGCATTATTTACAAATGCTCACGAAACTACTATAGGTAGAGCATATGATCTAAAAAGCATTGGTGAGTTTTGCAAAAAAAATAAAATGCTTTTTTGCGTAGATGCAATATCTGCATTTATGGCAGATGAAATAGATATGACAAAACAGCAAATAGATGCCATTATCATAAGCTCTAACAAAGGTTTAGCACTACCTCCTGGGCTTTGTATAATCATACTTAGCAAAAATTATATAGAAAATTTAATACCTTGCGATAGCTTTTATATGGATTTTAAAAATTATCTAAACGATATAAAACGAGGTCAAACTCCATTTACTCCGCCTATTTGTATTATTTATCAGCTACTTGAAAGATTAAGAGAGATAGATAAAAAAGGTATATTGTATTTTAATAAAAAAGCTAGTAATTTAGCTAAGTATTTTAGAAATCATATAAAAGATTTACCACTAAAACTTTACTCTAAATTTCCATCAAATGCAATGAGTGCAGTAGAAATAACTAATCAAGAAAGTGCTTTTGAATTTGTTAAAAAATTTGAAAAACTATATAATGTAACTCTTACACCAAGTGGAGGAAATTTAAAAGAAAAATTAATAAGAGTTGGACATTTAGGAAATTTAAGTAAAAAAGATATGAAATTTTTAATCGAATGCTTAAATGAATATTTTAAAGGAAAAAAATGA
- the pseF gene encoding pseudaminic acid cytidylyltransferase: MNVCIIPARGGSKRIPKKNIKNFHGQPIIAYSIKNAINSKLFDEVIVSTDDKEISQVAINFGASVPFMRPKELSDDFTPSGYATTHALNFLKQQGKNVDFVCTMYATTPFLQLKYLKIAYEKLKNSDACSAFSCTSMPFPIQRTFKITQDERCEMFFKEYFSSRSQDLEPAYQDAGQFYWTNLKKTSSDIFFGKDSIPIILPRYLVQDIDTMEDWVRAEIMYEVIQRAGI; this comes from the coding sequence ATGAATGTATGTATAATCCCTGCTAGGGGCGGAAGCAAGCGGATACCAAAGAAAAATATTAAAAATTTTCACGGACAGCCTATCATTGCTTATAGTATAAAAAACGCCATAAACTCAAAACTTTTTGATGAGGTAATAGTCTCTACAGACGATAAAGAAATTTCACAAGTTGCCATAAATTTCGGTGCAAGTGTGCCTTTTATGCGTCCAAAAGAATTAAGCGATGATTTTACACCATCAGGATATGCTACAACACACGCCTTAAATTTCTTAAAACAACAGGGGAAAAATGTGGATTTTGTCTGCACAATGTATGCAACAACGCCATTTTTACAACTAAAATATCTTAAAATTGCTTATGAAAAACTCAAAAATTCCGACGCTTGTAGTGCGTTTTCATGCACTTCTATGCCTTTTCCAATTCAGCGAACATTTAAAATAACACAAGATGAGAGATGTGAAATGTTTTTTAAAGAGTATTTTAGCTCACGAAGTCAGGATTTAGAACCAGCTTATCAAGATGCTGGACAATTTTACTGGACTAACCTTAAGAAAACCTCATCAGATATTTTCTTTGGAAAAGATAGCATTCCTATCATCTTACCACGCTATCTCGTGCAAGATATCGATACTATGGAAGATTGGGTTAGAGCTGAGATAATGTATGAAGTTATACAAAGAGCAGGAATATGA
- a CDS encoding class I SAM-dependent methyltransferase, protein MDNINKELIEAKKRIDEIDELKKSLDSEYKTLQDKIHLYFDSQTIDTTETEKFIINSFWQKAYENYADGGYITDDVKIRELRFPYECKLIKNIINKHCKNKNTALELGCGNGDTSRFLASIFKSVKGVDMSKKCIEKNIAENKTKNLKFERKNAFEENQKYDFVFASDMFMYSPECDVELMFEKLLNLLNGGGYLLMRESTKIIGEEDYKSKNYVAYYRNFKFYETGIFKPYFIKSYRNYGYNMYHLNKFFNVFGDKKRDEIKANPMLLDEIVKKFVDVSLKTCHFFVYKKQ, encoded by the coding sequence ATGGATAATATAAATAAAGAACTAATAGAAGCAAAAAAGCGAATAGATGAGATAGATGAGTTAAAAAAATCTCTAGATAGCGAATACAAGACATTACAAGATAAAATTCATCTATATTTTGATAGCCAAACAATAGATACAACAGAAACGGAGAAATTTATAATAAATAGTTTTTGGCAAAAAGCTTATGAAAACTACGCCGATGGTGGATATATTACAGATGATGTAAAAATACGCGAACTTAGATTTCCATATGAATGCAAACTTATTAAAAATATAATAAATAAACATTGCAAAAACAAAAATACAGCCTTAGAACTTGGTTGTGGAAATGGCGATACTAGTAGATTTTTAGCAAGTATTTTTAAAAGCGTAAAGGGTGTAGATATGTCTAAAAAGTGCATAGAAAAAAATATCGCCGAAAATAAGACAAAAAACTTAAAATTTGAGCGCAAAAACGCTTTTGAAGAAAACCAAAAATATGACTTTGTTTTTGCAAGTGATATGTTTATGTATTCACCAGAATGCGATGTTGAGCTAATGTTTGAAAAGCTCTTAAATTTGCTAAATGGGGGGGGGTATTTGTTAATGCGTGAAAGCACTAAAATTATTGGCGAAGAGGATTATAAATCCAAAAACTATGTGGCATATTATAGAAATTTTAAGTTTTACGAAACTGGAATTTTTAAACCTTATTTTATAAAATCATACAGAAATTACGGCTATAATATGTATCATTTAAATAAGTTTTTTAACGTATTTGGAGATAAAAAAAGAGATGAAATCAAGGCAAATCCTATGCTTTTAGATGAAATTGTAAAAAAATTTGTCGATGTGAGTTTAAAAACTTGCCATTTCTTTGTTTATAAAAAACAATGA
- a CDS encoding NTP transferase domain-containing protein — protein MRVLLMAAGIGSRISRHLSGQPKCCVYIKNKPLIRYTFELLNKLDIKDIGIVTGYAQNYILKALDGFKFTHFKNNFYDITNSIASAYFAKDFLDENDDLILMNADVFIEKKGLEILLNSDESPLFLADSTRIKEADYKFAWQDGKLTKYGKELNEDETSGEYVGIAKISKKDICFFKQNLDKLISEQKHGYWWEDVFYRNINKKPVFIKDIKGVFWAEVDYIEDYERIQNYLKDKNG, from the coding sequence ATGAGAGTTTTACTTATGGCAGCAGGCATTGGAAGTAGAATTTCAAGGCATTTAAGCGGACAGCCAAAATGTTGTGTTTATATCAAAAACAAACCACTAATACGCTACACTTTTGAATTGTTAAATAAACTTGATATAAAAGATATTGGCATTGTTACAGGATACGCACAAAATTATATTTTAAAAGCACTTGATGGATTTAAATTTACTCATTTTAAAAATAATTTTTATGATATCACAAATTCAATAGCTTCTGCATATTTTGCAAAGGATTTTTTAGATGAAAACGATGATTTGATTTTGATGAATGCTGATGTTTTTATAGAGAAAAAAGGACTAGAAATTTTACTTAACAGCGATGAAAGTCCGCTTTTCTTAGCTGATTCTACGCGTATTAAAGAAGCTGATTATAAATTTGCTTGGCAAGATGGTAAGCTAACAAAATATGGCAAAGAATTAAATGAAGATGAAACTAGTGGCGAATATGTAGGTATTGCAAAAATTTCAAAAAAAGATATATGTTTTTTCAAGCAAAATTTAGATAAACTCATAAGCGAACAAAAACACGGTTATTGGTGGGAAGATGTGTTTTATAGAAATATAAATAAAAAACCGGTTTTTATCAAGGATATTAAGGGTGTATTTTGGGCAGAAGTTGATTATATAGAAGATTATGAAAGAATTCAAAACTATTTAAAGGACAAAAATGGATAA
- a CDS encoding methyl-accepting chemotaxis protein — protein MNELDDWLGSISNTTQALAKQIAKFDSNQTDEIMRFLNAGMDATGSHDVYAAYENNKMIDGSGWIPDESYKPAQKAWYTKTKSANKSIIIDPYIDEELNVFVISITAPIIKDGKFIGVVGTDIKLDRLVKISKENKIEGGGLYFLDKNGLVLGYPDEKVVGKKLAQTYPELKSTINEIYANSKGIIHYSLANQEKIMVYNTLEKTGWKVAAAISEKTAYKEIDATFRSLLILSVVFIIISLAVIIFLLFILFKPLNRLGLMIKDLAVGEGDLTKRVNITGKDEIAKIGKDVNTFIQKIQTLIVNSKATSSENASVANELSQTSLAVGKKVEEESAVVNNVTKDGEKIIQDISVSVENAETNSKELSKANDSLESIKNDMVKLNYILSGIAQKEIELSQKLNQTSRNTEEVKTVLTVINDISDQTNLLALNAAIEAARAGEAGRGFAVVADEVRKLAEKTQKSLDEINTTINLVVQSVNDASSQMEESTKNITDVSENAKSLEDVVSKNTIIIQESINSNLNSIKEYKEVSDSIKKIMDKVKEVDSIASANARSVEEIASASEHLSNMTSKLDNELGKFKV, from the coding sequence ATTAATGAGCTTGATGATTGGTTAGGTTCTATAAGCAATACAACACAAGCTCTTGCTAAGCAAATAGCTAAATTTGATAGTAATCAAACAGATGAGATTATGAGATTTTTAAATGCAGGCATGGATGCAACAGGCTCACACGATGTGTATGCTGCTTATGAAAATAACAAGATGATTGATGGCTCTGGTTGGATTCCTGATGAAAGTTATAAACCAGCCCAAAAAGCTTGGTATACAAAAACCAAATCAGCAAATAAATCAATAATAATAGACCCATATATTGATGAAGAATTAAATGTTTTTGTGATATCAATAACAGCTCCTATAATAAAAGATGGTAAATTTATAGGCGTTGTTGGAACAGATATAAAACTCGATAGATTAGTAAAAATTTCTAAAGAAAATAAAATAGAAGGCGGTGGGCTGTATTTCTTAGATAAAAATGGTTTAGTTTTGGGCTATCCTGATGAAAAAGTGGTTGGCAAAAAACTAGCACAAACTTATCCTGAGCTAAAATCAACCATAAATGAGATATATGCAAATAGTAAAGGTATAATTCATTATTCTCTAGCTAATCAAGAAAAAATTATGGTATATAATACACTAGAAAAAACAGGATGGAAAGTTGCTGCTGCAATATCTGAAAAGACGGCTTATAAAGAAATAGATGCAACATTTAGAAGCTTACTTATATTAAGTGTTGTGTTTATAATTATATCTTTAGCTGTAATTATATTTTTATTATTTATTCTTTTCAAACCCCTAAACCGCTTAGGACTAATGATAAAAGATTTAGCAGTTGGAGAGGGTGATTTAACAAAAAGAGTTAATATAACAGGAAAAGATGAAATAGCTAAGATTGGCAAAGATGTAAATACATTTATACAAAAAATTCAAACACTCATAGTAAATTCAAAAGCAACAAGTTCTGAAAACGCTTCTGTTGCAAATGAACTATCTCAAACTTCACTTGCAGTTGGTAAAAAAGTTGAAGAAGAGAGTGCTGTAGTAAATAACGTAACAAAAGATGGCGAAAAGATAATACAAGATATTAGTGTATCAGTTGAAAATGCTGAAACAAATTCAAAAGAGTTATCAAAAGCAAATGATAGTCTTGAATCTATAAAAAATGATATGGTAAAACTAAACTATATATTAAGCGGTATTGCTCAAAAAGAAATTGAACTATCTCAAAAACTAAATCAAACAAGTAGAAACACTGAAGAAGTTAAAACTGTTTTAACTGTTATAAATGATATATCAGATCAAACAAATCTTTTAGCATTAAATGCTGCTATTGAAGCTGCAAGAGCAGGAGAAGCAGGAAGAGGATTTGCTGTAGTTGCTGATGAAGTTAGAAAACTGGCAGAAAAAACTCAAAAGAGTTTAGATGAGATAAATACAACTATAAATTTAGTAGTTCAATCAGTTAATGATGCAAGCTCTCAAATGGAAGAATCTACTAAAAATATAACAGATGTTTCTGAAAATGCTAAAAGCTTAGAAGATGTAGTAAGTAAAAATACTATTATCATTCAAGAAAGCATTAACTCTAACTTAAATAGTATAAAAGAGTATAAAGAAGTTTCTGATAGTATTAAAAAGATTATGGATAAAGTAAAAGAAGTTGATTCAATTGCTAGTGCAAATGCTAGAAGTGTTGAAGAGATAGCAAGTGCTAGTGAACATCTATCAAATATGACTTCTAAACTTGATAATGAGCTTGGGAAATTTAAGGTTTAG
- a CDS encoding class I SAM-dependent methyltransferase, which produces MDKLNQELINKIELSFKIDELIENFTKNSDISNEVIEILDENLKDKEKILERLKDKKTALIDEIHLYLDSIYDTDECENYIINRYWQNSYKNKTPTYFQKAYKLYYEIFFPKILQKYCNNFDTALEIGCGNGIITEILAKKFKNVIGIDLSKNGVNVANKNNKLKNVKYFCDDAKNAKKYISGSGYNLVFASDIMMYSQDKNLKAIFEGFLSIINPGGGYCL; this is translated from the coding sequence ATGGATAAGCTAAATCAAGAACTAATAAATAAAATCGAACTTAGTTTTAAAATAGATGAATTAATAGAAAATTTTACTAAAAACAGTGATATTTCAAACGAAGTTATAGAAATTTTAGATGAAAATTTAAAAGATAAAGAGAAAATTTTAGAAAGATTGAAAGATAAAAAAACTGCTTTAATTGATGAAATTCATCTTTATCTAGATAGTATTTATGATACAGATGAGTGTGAAAACTACATAATAAATAGATATTGGCAAAATTCTTATAAAAACAAAACTCCAACATATTTTCAAAAAGCTTATAAGCTTTATTACGAAATATTTTTTCCAAAAATTTTGCAAAAATATTGCAATAACTTTGATACTGCTCTTGAGATAGGTTGCGGAAATGGGATCATTACAGAAATTTTAGCTAAAAAATTTAAAAATGTAATTGGTATTGATTTATCAAAAAATGGCGTAAATGTTGCAAATAAAAATAACAAATTGAAAAATGTTAAATACTTTTGCGATGATGCAAAAAATGCTAAAAAATATATAAGCGGCTCCGGATATAATCTAGTTTTTGCAAGTGACATTATGATGTATTCTCAAGATAAAAATTTAAAAGCTATTTTCGAAGGATTTTTAAGTATTATAAATCCGGGGGGGGGGTATTGCTTATGA
- a CDS encoding CDP-glycerol glycerophosphotransferase family protein, protein MFQNKKIYISPYSKTSDVLRKKLLDKYKNAEFLGFIDKNQIGKDIFKFDDIKNSKFDYILIHSPNHFEDIYKDYKSVKKRILKVKNIDNEYVFLNYFKIKFEKISHLSQFFREFIFKNLAKFYDNFSRRSYVFISKNFINGNNKFLYLTMCDKNIDCFMLSNNKSQIYELKQKGFKALKLDSMQAYIKLAKAKFIIVDQGNNSHILNLKSKNQKTLQMWHGIPLEHMNLLTDITYDYFLSTSEFVSKTGFSKVFLAKNFLDLGYPRNDILLKEKYDEKDLIFTDKKLFNFIKETKQNNKKIIIYMPTWRESDFNSQKTQIENLNLDFDLLDSFLIKNDIFFIIKFHPFVYSHCDEFLKSAKFHHILFHDAQGDIYPLLKFADILAGDYSSVYYDFLLLNKPLLFYLYDHGKCSKMAHGYIYEFDDYSPGEKAFNQIELHEKIIKTLNGNDDFKDKRKILADKLFKFKDDKSSQRIIEVLKQ, encoded by the coding sequence TTGTTTCAAAATAAAAAAATTTATATATCTCCGTATTCAAAAACAAGTGATGTTTTACGAAAAAAACTATTAGACAAATATAAAAATGCAGAATTTTTAGGCTTTATAGATAAAAATCAAATAGGTAAAGATATATTTAAATTTGATGATATTAAAAATAGTAAATTTGATTATATTTTGATACATTCTCCAAATCATTTTGAAGATATATACAAAGACTATAAAAGCGTAAAAAAAAGAATTCTAAAAGTTAAAAATATAGATAATGAGTATGTTTTCTTAAATTACTTTAAAATTAAATTTGAAAAAATATCCCATTTAAGTCAATTTTTTAGAGAATTTATTTTCAAAAACTTAGCTAAATTTTATGATAATTTTTCAAGACGTAGTTATGTATTTATATCTAAAAATTTTATTAATGGAAATAATAAATTTCTTTATCTTACAATGTGTGATAAAAACATTGATTGCTTTATGCTCTCAAATAACAAAAGCCAGATATATGAGTTAAAACAAAAAGGATTTAAAGCATTAAAACTAGATAGTATGCAAGCATATATAAAACTTGCAAAAGCAAAATTTATCATAGTTGATCAAGGCAATAACTCGCATATATTAAATTTAAAATCAAAAAACCAAAAAACACTGCAAATGTGGCATGGAATCCCATTAGAACATATGAATTTACTAACAGATATCACATACGATTATTTTTTATCGACAAGCGAATTTGTAAGCAAAACCGGTTTTAGTAAAGTTTTTTTAGCAAAAAATTTTTTAGATTTAGGATATCCTAGAAATGACATTTTATTAAAAGAAAAATATGATGAAAAAGATCTTATATTTACAGACAAAAAACTATTTAATTTTATAAAAGAAACAAAACAAAATAATAAAAAAATCATCATATATATGCCAACTTGGAGAGAAAGCGATTTTAACTCACAAAAAACACAGATTGAAAATTTAAATCTTGACTTTGATTTATTAGATAGTTTTTTAATAAAAAATGATATATTTTTCATCATTAAATTTCATCCGTTTGTATATTCGCATTGTGATGAGTTTTTAAAAAGTGCTAAATTTCATCATATTTTATTTCATGACGCACAAGGAGATATATATCCATTACTTAAATTTGCAGATATTTTGGCAGGGGATTACTCTTCTGTTTATTATGATTTTTTACTTTTAAACAAACCGCTTTTATTTTATCTTTATGACCATGGAAAATGCTCAAAAATGGCTCACGGATATATTTATGAGTTTGATGATTACAGCCCTGGAGAAAAAGCTTTTAATCAAATAGAGCTACACGAAAAAATAATTAAAACATTAAACGGCAATGATGATTTTAAAGATAAGAGAAAAATTTTGGCAGATAAATTGTTTAAATTTAAAGATGACAAATCTAGTCAAAGGATTATAGAGGTATTAAAACAATGA
- a CDS encoding dihydroorotase, giving the protein MKTLIKNAVIVNSDETIKANILLEDEIISQITNEEKIADKTIDASGLFVVPGLIDMHTHFRDPGQEYKDDIISCSETAIAGGVTTAMCMANTTPINDNASITRQMIAKAKARGLIDLLPIGAISKGFNGDAIVEMGDMIEAGAVAFSDDGLPVSSSLVMRSALEYSAHFGSFVINHSEDCSLCRHGVMNEGKVAAKLGLKGMPKEQEEIMISRDLLLAKLTGGHIHVAHVSSAWSLKLIQMAKNEGINVTCEVTPHHFTFSEEELYDYNTAFKMSPPLRTNEDIISIKNGLKSGLIDVIATDHAPHSWDDKFIEFDKAPFGILGLQTLIPLTLKLVEEGVISMQKFVELTSTNAAKILRIKNKGKIAPNFLADITIIDPNLEYIYDENLNKSKSTNSPLFGKKLKGSAVKTIKNGKIVFDFPNVIE; this is encoded by the coding sequence ATGAAAACCCTTATAAAAAATGCAGTTATAGTAAATAGCGATGAGACAATAAAAGCCAATATATTACTAGAAGACGAGATTATATCTCAAATCACAAATGAAGAAAAAATAGCTGATAAAACCATAGACGCAAGCGGACTTTTTGTTGTGCCTGGGCTAATTGATATGCATACTCATTTTAGAGACCCCGGGCAGGAATACAAAGACGACATTATAAGTTGCTCTGAAACAGCTATTGCTGGTGGCGTAACTACGGCTATGTGTATGGCAAACACAACGCCCATAAATGACAACGCATCCATTACAAGACAAATGATAGCAAAAGCTAAAGCAAGAGGACTCATAGACTTGCTTCCAATAGGCGCCATATCAAAAGGTTTTAATGGCGATGCGATAGTAGAAATGGGCGATATGATAGAAGCTGGAGCGGTTGCATTTAGCGACGATGGATTGCCGGTTAGCAGTAGCTTAGTTATGCGCTCAGCTCTTGAATACTCGGCGCACTTTGGATCTTTTGTCATAAATCACTCTGAAGATTGCTCACTTTGTAGGCATGGCGTTATGAATGAAGGCAAAGTTGCAGCTAAACTTGGATTAAAAGGTATGCCAAAAGAGCAAGAAGAGATAATGATATCAAGGGATTTGCTTCTTGCAAAATTAACAGGCGGTCATATCCATGTGGCTCATGTGAGTTCTGCTTGGTCGCTAAAACTTATACAAATGGCTAAAAATGAGGGTATAAATGTAACCTGTGAAGTTACACCTCATCACTTTACTTTTAGTGAAGAAGAGCTTTACGACTATAATACTGCCTTTAAAATGTCTCCTCCACTTCGCACAAATGAAGATATAATTAGTATTAAAAATGGTTTAAAAAGTGGCTTGATAGATGTCATAGCAACAGATCACGCACCACATAGTTGGGACGATAAATTTATAGAATTTGATAAAGCTCCTTTTGGCATACTTGGGCTTCAAACGCTAATTCCGCTTACTTTAAAATTAGTTGAAGAAGGTGTGATTAGTATGCAAAAATTTGTAGAGCTTACTAGCACTAATGCTGCTAAAATTTTGCGTATAAAAAACAAAGGGAAAATAGCTCCAAATTTCTTAGCCGATATTACTATAATAGATCCAAATTTAGAATATATCTATGATGAAAATTTAAACAAATCAAAATCTACAAATTCTCCTCTTTTTGGCAAAAAATTAAAAGGTAGTGCAGTTAAAACTATAAAAAATGGCAAAATAGTATTTGATTTTCCAAATGTTATAGAATAA